A single window of Methylobacterium nodulans ORS 2060 DNA harbors:
- a CDS encoding serine hydrolase, whose product MTAVDPIGVTTPERHIMSLLESVATLRSITRVIPAKLVALCLISTSAPTPSLAETSPPQTAGIPISNGQIDKAIASLDAIASDVMKRSGVPGMAVAVVRDGKTVYAKGFGVRKIGESQPIDADTVFQIASLSKSLAASVVAHEVGLGTIKWDTPLVAHLPWFRLGDPWITQHVTIADMFSHRSGLPEHAGDDLEDFGYDRRTVLERLRLLPLRSFRDTYAYTNFGLTAAAEAVAAASGKDWESLSEDVLYKPLGMTATSSRFADFAKQSNRAFGHVKVGDAFLPKYQRLPDAQSPAGGVSSSANDLARWLALMLQNGKFEGRQIIPADALLPAVTAEAISTHSFAVDARPSFYGYGFGVGITPAGRTIVSHSGAFALGAGTHYAMIPSAGVGIVVLTNAGPGGAAEALGASFMDLVQFSMVTRDWLAAYRAAMSELLAPTGDLVGKSPPTTPAPAAKLSSYIGSYANPYFGNAEIVEANGHLELRIGLSGKSYMLTHWDGDMFLVSPSSENQADGSLSSIAFKRTGNEPAREVTIEYLNGNGLGLFLRR is encoded by the coding sequence ATGACCGCTGTTGATCCGATAGGCGTTACAACACCGGAGCGCCACATCATGTCCTTGCTGGAATCCGTTGCGACACTTCGCTCGATCACGAGGGTAATTCCCGCAAAGCTAGTTGCCTTATGTCTTATCTCGACTAGCGCGCCAACACCGAGCCTTGCGGAAACGTCACCGCCCCAGACGGCCGGCATTCCCATATCCAATGGCCAGATCGACAAGGCTATCGCCAGTCTCGATGCGATCGCCAGCGACGTCATGAAGAGGAGCGGCGTGCCGGGCATGGCAGTCGCGGTGGTGCGGGATGGCAAGACGGTATATGCGAAGGGTTTTGGCGTCCGGAAAATCGGCGAGAGCCAACCGATCGACGCAGATACCGTGTTTCAGATCGCGTCGCTTTCGAAATCCCTTGCGGCCAGCGTTGTCGCCCATGAGGTTGGACTGGGCACCATCAAGTGGGACACGCCTCTCGTGGCGCACCTGCCCTGGTTCAGGCTTGGTGACCCGTGGATCACGCAGCATGTCACCATTGCCGATATGTTCAGCCATCGCTCTGGTTTGCCGGAGCATGCCGGCGATGATTTGGAAGATTTCGGCTATGACCGACGAACCGTGCTGGAGCGCCTGCGCCTGCTGCCGCTTCGCAGCTTTCGAGATACTTACGCTTATACGAATTTCGGCTTGACGGCAGCGGCGGAGGCCGTAGCTGCAGCATCGGGCAAGGACTGGGAAAGCCTTTCCGAAGATGTCCTTTACAAGCCGCTCGGCATGACCGCGACCAGCTCACGCTTTGCTGATTTCGCAAAGCAGTCGAATCGCGCCTTTGGGCATGTGAAGGTCGGTGACGCCTTCCTGCCGAAATATCAACGTCTGCCCGACGCGCAGTCGCCGGCGGGCGGCGTCAGTTCATCGGCAAACGATCTCGCTCGATGGTTGGCGTTGATGCTGCAAAACGGCAAATTCGAAGGTCGTCAGATCATTCCAGCGGATGCGCTGCTTCCGGCGGTGACGGCCGAGGCCATTTCGACCCACTCCTTCGCGGTTGACGCAAGGCCGAGCTTCTACGGGTACGGATTCGGCGTTGGAATCACACCGGCGGGCCGGACGATTGTCAGTCATTCCGGCGCCTTCGCGCTGGGGGCCGGAACCCATTACGCGATGATCCCATCGGCTGGGGTCGGAATTGTCGTGCTGACCAACGCGGGACCGGGCGGTGCAGCGGAGGCACTCGGCGCCTCCTTCATGGACCTTGTCCAGTTCAGCATGGTCACGCGGGATTGGCTTGCCGCCTATAGGGCAGCGATGTCGGAGCTCTTGGCGCCGACGGGCGACCTTGTCGGCAAGTCACCACCCACCACTCCAGCGCCGGCGGCAAAGCTTTCATCCTATATCGGTAGCTATGCCAACCCTTATTTCGGCAACGCCGAGATCGTCGAGGCGAATGGCCATCTGGAGCTGAGGATCGGCCTTTCGGGCAAATCGTACATGTTGACGCACTGGGACGGTGACATGTTTTTGGTTAGCCCTTCCAGCGAGAACCAAGCCGATGGTTCGCTGTCGTCGATCGCATTCAAACGGACCGGCAACGAGCCGGCGCGCGAAGTGACGATCGAATATCTCAACGGCAATGGGCTCGGCCTGTTTCTGAGGCGTTGA